From Virgibacillus ihumii, the proteins below share one genomic window:
- a CDS encoding DUF2268 domain-containing protein, with protein sequence MEITIQNTQSLYEKLLATPEEKRGEFYEKEFLQPYHELKEKYLPFNPEWLGALPLTGHDKEMEEALDKLQAIDAWKLAKETIQNAGNRFKTAGVPIPEKVLLGIFLGDSTTLASTQGIMGFGGIPGYIQIVIAPNENSLSMLQSAIAHDFHHNVLFKNIDWNFMNDITVAKYLAVEGLAESFAESMYGFEFVGPWVKEITTEDLEKSRAIIGEVLSVKGFSEVQKYIFGDQVLDYEVIELTGTPRFGGYAVGYHAVQAFLKKTGMSVEEATLLDGEEIMEKSVFFK encoded by the coding sequence ATGGAAATTACAATCCAAAACACACAAAGTTTATACGAGAAACTATTGGCAACACCTGAAGAGAAGAGAGGAGAGTTTTATGAAAAAGAGTTTTTACAACCTTATCATGAACTCAAAGAGAAGTATTTGCCTTTCAACCCGGAATGGTTGGGTGCCTTGCCATTGACAGGGCATGACAAAGAAATGGAGGAAGCACTGGATAAACTTCAGGCTATTGATGCTTGGAAGTTAGCGAAAGAAACAATACAAAATGCTGGAAATAGATTTAAAACTGCAGGAGTACCTATACCTGAAAAAGTATTATTGGGGATTTTTTTGGGTGACTCTACAACTTTAGCAAGTACACAAGGTATAATGGGATTTGGTGGCATTCCAGGTTATATACAAATTGTTATCGCCCCAAATGAAAACAGTTTATCCATGCTTCAATCTGCTATTGCCCATGACTTCCATCATAATGTGCTTTTCAAAAATATTGACTGGAATTTCATGAATGATATTACAGTAGCAAAGTATTTGGCTGTAGAAGGATTGGCAGAGAGTTTTGCAGAAAGCATGTATGGCTTTGAGTTTGTAGGTCCTTGGGTCAAAGAAATTACTACCGAGGATTTAGAAAAATCTCGTGCCATAATTGGAGAAGTTCTCTCTGTCAAAGGATTTAGTGAAGTTCAAAAATATATATTTGGTGATCAGGTATTAGATTATGAAGTTATTGAATTGACAGGAACACCTCGCTTTGGAGGTTATGCTGTTGGGTACCACGCAGTCCAGGCGTTTCTTAAAAAAACAGGCATGTCCGTGGAGGAGGCTACACTTTTAGATGGTGAAGAAATTATGGAAAAATCAGTTTTTTTTAAGTGA
- a CDS encoding ABC transporter permease, with translation MEAVFAVWQRDVIKFFRDKGRLIGSFAMPFMFLILFGSGMSGAMQAMLGGGSNSGPLANFDFVEFMFPGIIGMVVFNTAIFSALSVVQDKEFGYMREILVSPMSRVSIAIGKVLGGTTVAVIQGLMMLIFVPFIGVSISLAMILQLIPIMFLVGFTISAIGLLIASSLKTSQGFQMVIQILLFPMLFLSGAMFPLNGLPLWMDIIVKINPLTYSVDMFKEIVLQPETMSAPLRQAMGLDLEVFGHVISFTEEIIVVGVIGAIFVTLATMKFSKSEA, from the coding sequence ATGGAGGCAGTATTTGCCGTATGGCAACGAGATGTTATCAAGTTTTTCCGTGATAAAGGACGTTTAATAGGTTCATTCGCTATGCCATTCATGTTTCTAATATTATTTGGAAGCGGGATGAGTGGCGCCATGCAAGCAATGCTTGGTGGTGGCTCAAACAGTGGACCACTTGCCAATTTTGACTTTGTTGAATTCATGTTCCCGGGTATTATCGGTATGGTCGTCTTTAATACGGCGATATTTTCTGCCTTATCCGTTGTTCAGGATAAAGAATTCGGATACATGCGTGAAATCCTTGTGTCACCAATGTCCCGGGTATCGATTGCTATTGGTAAGGTTCTTGGTGGTACAACAGTAGCGGTTATTCAAGGATTAATGATGCTGATTTTTGTTCCGTTTATCGGTGTCTCCATTTCGCTTGCCATGATTCTCCAATTGATCCCAATCATGTTCCTGGTTGGTTTCACCATATCCGCCATTGGCTTATTGATTGCGAGTAGTTTAAAAACATCGCAAGGTTTTCAAATGGTTATCCAAATTCTTTTATTCCCAATGTTGTTTTTATCAGGAGCCATGTTTCCGCTAAATGGCCTGCCGTTATGGATGGACATCATTGTAAAAATAAATCCATTAACGTATTCCGTCGATATGTTTAAAGAAATTGTATTACAACCGGAAACAATGAGTGCACCCCTTCGACAGGCGATGGGACTTGACTTGGAAGTATTCGGTCATGTCATTTCCTTTACGGAAGAGATTATTGTAGTCGGTGTTATTGGTGCCATATTTGTCACTCTAGCAACAATGAAATTTTCCAAGTCGGAAGCATAA
- a CDS encoding ATP-binding cassette domain-containing protein, whose amino-acid sequence MTKIVEVNDLKKSYKDFEAVKGVNFTVDDGEIFGFLGPNGAGKSTTINMLSTINKPTSGEALINGYNIVTDKNKVRESIGLIFQESTLDEKLTANENLMLHCRFYKVPKEKREERIKEVLEIVDLSEKRKQVVETYSGGMKRRLEIARGLLHYPRVLFLDEPTVGLDPQTRNHIWEYILRLKKKAGITIFLTTHYMDEAEICDRIAVMDHGDVIALDTPENLKTQIGGDIIEFRTTENEKAKTEVEQRYNVEVKEVDDKITFQVNEGNAFLVQFVKEFSIEITTVNLRRPTLNDVFLQLTGREIREETASKKDKKPIKRRGS is encoded by the coding sequence ATTACTAAGATTGTTGAAGTTAATGACCTTAAAAAAAGTTACAAAGATTTTGAAGCCGTCAAAGGGGTAAACTTTACTGTAGACGATGGTGAAATTTTTGGATTTCTCGGCCCAAATGGGGCAGGGAAAAGCACGACAATTAACATGCTATCAACCATAAATAAGCCAACAAGTGGTGAGGCATTAATCAATGGATATAATATTGTTACGGATAAAAATAAAGTACGGGAAAGCATCGGACTAATTTTCCAGGAGTCAACACTTGATGAAAAACTGACCGCAAACGAAAACCTGATGCTTCACTGCAGGTTTTATAAAGTACCTAAAGAAAAGCGTGAGGAACGAATCAAAGAAGTATTGGAAATAGTGGATTTATCAGAAAAGCGCAAACAAGTTGTTGAAACTTATTCTGGAGGGATGAAACGCAGGTTGGAAATAGCGCGGGGATTACTTCATTATCCAAGGGTTCTTTTTCTTGATGAACCAACTGTTGGACTCGATCCACAAACGAGGAATCATATATGGGAATATATTTTGCGTTTAAAGAAAAAAGCCGGAATTACGATCTTTTTGACAACACACTATATGGACGAAGCGGAAATCTGTGATCGTATCGCCGTGATGGATCATGGCGATGTGATTGCACTTGATACCCCTGAGAATTTGAAGACCCAAATAGGCGGGGATATCATTGAATTTAGAACTACCGAAAACGAAAAAGCAAAAACAGAAGTAGAACAAAGGTACAATGTGGAAGTCAAGGAAGTTGACGATAAAATTACATTTCAAGTGAATGAAGGCAATGCATTTTTAGTTCAATTTGTAAAAGAATTCTCGATTGAGATAACCACTGTAAACTTGCGCAGGCCTACATTAAATGATGTATTCTTGCAACTAACCGGACGTGAGATTCGTGAAGAGACAGCTTCCAAAAAAGATAAAAAACCAATCAAAAGGAGGGGGAGCTGA
- the ppsA gene encoding phosphoenolpyruvate synthase, translated as MKKSVLDFHGIDNTGQMMIGGKGFNLGELSKIHGIRVPEGFCVTTAAFQKALEHNETFHALLDQLTILNAEDRDQISEIGRRIRQTITEVEIPSDIACAVAHALSQFSENQAYAVRSSATAEDLPHASFAGQQDTYLNIIGKEAILQHIRKCWASLFTNRAVIYRMQNGFDHSQVYLSVIVQQMVFPQASGVLFTADPITSNRKLLSIDASFGLGEALVSGLVSADNYKVREGSIVEKTISTKKLAIYGRKEGGTETLQIAPDQQKMQALTDQQILQLARIGRQIEAHFGCPQDIEWCLVDDTFYIVQSRPITTLYPIPEVNDQENHVYISVGHQQMMTDPMKPLGLSFYLLMTPAPMHKAGGRLFVDVTHQLASPNSREMFLNGMGQHDPLIKDALITIVEREGFIKSVQEDTKAASPSSSNLDPLAQFDNDPTIVSNLIKRSQVLIEQLKQNIQTKSGSALFDFIREDIQQLMKFLSDPQGLSVIMAVINASRWINENMNEWLGEKNAADTLSQSVPNNVTSEMGLELMDVADVIRPYPEVIDYLQYVKADNFLDEIHKFDGGQEARDAIYAFLQKYGMRCTGEIDITRTRWSEKPSMLVPMILGNIRNFEPHAGSLQFKHGRQEAMDKEQELINRLKPLPDGEQKAIETKRRIDLIRNFSCYREYPKYTWMKHYFVYKQALLKEAELLVKANVIQKKEDIYYLTFEEFHEAVTTNKLDYEIISKRKNGYRLYEKLNPPRVITSDGEIIAGEYKREDLPENAIAGLAVSSGVIEGRARVILNMEDADLEDGDILVTSFTDPSWTPLFVSIKGLITEVGGLMTHGAVIAREYGLPAVVGVENATKMLRDGQRIRMNGTEGYIEIL; from the coding sequence GCATACGAGTGCCAGAAGGATTTTGTGTAACGACAGCAGCCTTTCAAAAAGCTCTTGAACATAACGAAACATTCCATGCATTATTGGATCAATTAACAATACTAAATGCAGAGGATCGTGATCAAATTAGTGAAATCGGCAGAAGGATCCGACAAACCATTACGGAAGTAGAAATTCCTTCCGATATTGCATGCGCAGTTGCTCATGCTCTCTCTCAATTTAGCGAGAACCAGGCTTATGCAGTGCGTTCCAGTGCCACTGCTGAAGATTTACCGCATGCCTCTTTTGCTGGTCAGCAAGATACCTATTTAAATATCATTGGAAAAGAAGCCATTCTGCAGCATATTCGCAAATGTTGGGCTTCCCTTTTTACGAATCGTGCCGTGATTTACCGTATGCAAAACGGATTTGACCACAGCCAAGTGTATTTATCCGTTATCGTCCAACAGATGGTATTCCCACAGGCTTCAGGGGTATTATTTACTGCTGACCCCATTACCTCCAATCGAAAGCTGCTGTCAATCGATGCCAGCTTTGGACTGGGTGAAGCACTCGTCTCTGGTTTAGTGTCTGCGGACAATTATAAAGTGCGGGAAGGCAGTATTGTGGAGAAGACGATTTCTACCAAAAAGTTGGCTATCTATGGACGAAAAGAAGGTGGAACAGAGACACTTCAAATTGCTCCAGATCAACAAAAGATGCAAGCCCTTACTGACCAACAAATTTTACAACTGGCACGCATCGGAAGACAGATCGAAGCTCACTTTGGTTGCCCCCAAGACATCGAATGGTGTTTGGTTGATGATACATTTTATATTGTCCAGAGTCGTCCAATCACAACTTTATACCCCATTCCTGAGGTGAATGATCAAGAAAATCACGTTTATATATCTGTTGGTCATCAACAAATGATGACCGACCCCATGAAACCATTGGGATTATCTTTTTACCTATTAATGACTCCAGCGCCGATGCATAAAGCTGGCGGAAGGTTGTTTGTTGATGTCACACATCAATTGGCTTCGCCTAATAGCAGAGAAATGTTTTTAAATGGCATGGGACAACACGATCCACTTATCAAAGACGCACTCATAACCATAGTAGAGCGAGAAGGTTTTATAAAATCGGTACAAGAGGATACAAAAGCAGCGAGTCCTAGTAGTAGCAATCTAGATCCGCTGGCACAATTCGATAACGATCCGACAATCGTCTCGAATTTGATCAAGCGCAGTCAAGTGTTGATCGAACAGTTGAAACAAAACATTCAAACGAAGTCGGGATCGGCGTTATTCGATTTTATTCGGGAAGATATCCAGCAATTAATGAAGTTCTTGAGTGACCCGCAAGGTTTGAGTGTCATTATGGCCGTTATAAATGCTTCAAGATGGATCAATGAAAACATGAACGAGTGGTTAGGCGAAAAAAATGCGGCGGATACGCTTTCTCAATCTGTGCCGAACAACGTTACGTCGGAAATGGGTCTGGAGCTAATGGATGTCGCAGATGTGATTCGTCCCTATCCGGAGGTCATTGATTATTTGCAATATGTAAAAGCGGATAACTTTTTGGATGAAATCCATAAGTTTGACGGCGGGCAGGAAGCCCGAGACGCGATCTATGCTTTTCTCCAAAAATACGGAATGCGATGCACCGGAGAAATCGATATAACAAGAACGCGATGGAGCGAAAAACCGAGTATGCTTGTTCCCATGATCCTGGGCAACATTAGAAACTTCGAGCCCCATGCCGGCAGCTTGCAATTCAAACATGGGCGACAGGAAGCTATGGACAAAGAACAAGAGTTAATAAATCGATTGAAGCCATTACCGGATGGTGAACAAAAAGCCATAGAAACAAAACGAAGGATCGATCTCATCCGGAATTTCAGCTGTTACCGGGAATATCCCAAATACACTTGGATGAAACACTACTTCGTTTATAAGCAGGCTTTGCTGAAAGAAGCCGAACTACTTGTGAAAGCTAACGTTATTCAGAAAAAAGAAGATATATACTATCTCACGTTTGAAGAATTTCACGAAGCTGTAACAACTAATAAATTGGATTATGAGATAATCAGCAAACGAAAAAATGGTTACAGATTATATGAAAAACTGAATCCTCCGCGTGTTATAACGTCAGACGGTGAAATAATTGCCGGTGAGTACAAACGGGAAGATCTACCAGAGAATGCTATTGCAGGCCTGGCTGTCTCTTCCGGAGTTATAGAAGGAAGGGCTCGTGTCATCCTGAACATGGAGGATGCTGACCTGGAAGATGGGGATATATTAGTCACCTCCTTTACGGATCCCAGCTGGACACCATTGTTTGTATCCATCAAAGGACTAATCACCGAAGTTGGCGGTCTTATGACCCATGGAGCGGTGATCGCGCGTGAATACGGCCTGCCAGCAGTTGTCGGAGTGGAAAATGCTACTAAGATGCTCAGGGACGGACAAAGGATCAGGATGAATGGAACAGAAGGGTATATAGAAATACTATAA